One genomic region from Haloarcula taiwanensis encodes:
- a CDS encoding molybdopterin molybdenumtransferase MoeA, producing the protein MSNESRKSAGFKDRTPVTTAREALLDAVFPHERTERVSLRDADERVVAGEITAERAVPHYRRAAMDGFAVSAEDTFGASQRSPESLQVGETVTTGTATRVHTGSELPAGADAVVMIEETEVAGDTVTVFDAVAGGENVAPVGEDVEQGQTLYADGHLLRPSDLGLLKSVGNDAVEVYERPTVSVIPTGEELVQDDPEPGQVVETNGQTVTQYVERWGGDATYRDIVTDDVDALRAAISDDLDHDLVVTTGGSSVGERDLLPEVVDDLGEVLVHGVALKPGHPVALGVVEETPILMLPGYPVACIVNAVQFLRPALRRAGHLPATDPPTTEAELTRKIASEPGTRTYARVQLREEDDDGPTATPTRASGSGVLSSVALADGWVVVPESVEGYDAGDTVPVEDWEWSQ; encoded by the coding sequence ATGAGCAACGAGTCCCGAAAGTCGGCCGGGTTCAAGGACCGGACGCCGGTAACGACAGCCAGGGAGGCGCTGCTGGACGCAGTGTTCCCACACGAGCGGACGGAGCGCGTCTCGCTACGCGACGCCGACGAGCGCGTCGTCGCGGGGGAAATCACCGCCGAGCGAGCGGTGCCCCACTACCGGCGCGCGGCGATGGACGGCTTCGCCGTCAGCGCGGAAGACACGTTCGGCGCGAGCCAGCGGTCGCCGGAATCGCTCCAGGTCGGAGAGACAGTGACCACCGGCACGGCGACCCGCGTACACACGGGCAGCGAACTCCCAGCGGGTGCCGACGCCGTCGTGATGATCGAGGAGACCGAGGTCGCCGGTGACACCGTCACCGTGTTCGATGCGGTTGCTGGCGGGGAGAACGTCGCTCCTGTCGGCGAGGACGTAGAGCAAGGGCAGACGCTGTATGCAGACGGCCACCTGCTCCGCCCGTCGGACCTCGGGCTGTTGAAATCGGTCGGGAACGACGCTGTCGAGGTGTACGAGCGGCCGACTGTCAGCGTGATTCCGACCGGTGAGGAGTTAGTCCAAGATGACCCGGAACCGGGCCAAGTAGTCGAGACGAACGGCCAGACCGTCACGCAGTACGTCGAGCGCTGGGGGGGTGACGCGACCTACCGCGACATCGTTACCGACGACGTGGACGCGCTCCGGGCGGCCATCAGCGACGACTTGGACCACGACCTCGTGGTGACGACCGGCGGCTCTTCCGTCGGCGAGCGGGACCTGCTCCCGGAAGTCGTCGACGACCTCGGCGAGGTGCTGGTCCACGGCGTCGCGCTGAAGCCGGGTCACCCGGTCGCGCTGGGCGTGGTCGAAGAGACGCCGATTCTGATGCTCCCGGGTTATCCGGTCGCCTGCATCGTCAACGCCGTCCAGTTCCTCCGGCCGGCGCTCCGCCGTGCCGGCCACCTCCCGGCGACCGACCCGCCGACGACCGAGGCCGAACTCACGCGGAAGATAGCCAGCGAGCCGGGGACCCGGACCTACGCTCGGGTACAACTGCGCGAGGAGGACGACGACGGACCGACCGCGACGCCGACGCGGGCCAGCGGGTCGGGCGTCCTCTCCAGCGTCGCGCTCGCCGACGGCTGGGTCGTCGTGCCGGAGTCCGTGGAGGGCTACGACGCCGGTGACACTGTGCCCGTCGAGGACTGGGAGTGGTCCCAATGA